The Populus trichocarpa isolate Nisqually-1 chromosome 18, P.trichocarpa_v4.1, whole genome shotgun sequence genomic interval AGATGAGATTATCATCTAATTGGATAAAAATTGGGTTTGGATTTTATAAGATTTGAATCTATTTTTCAAGACTAAGGAAATCAATCTTTTAATCTCAATATAATTAGTTTAGTTGATTAAAGTATTTAAGGCTACTTGATTAGTAGCTTAATTGATGTGTTTCTTAGTTTTTGTTGCTGAGAAAGAACACattcttttctgatttttaatgcaatatctcttttcctttccttttcttttggatcgttaatgatttcttcttaagaaaatatattatttgttggaaaatattttcttgattttttttatatctaactacatcatagaaaaataatcaacaaaattattttttaataaaaaacataaaatttagatggagaaaagtgttttcctatttaaaaaattgGGAAACACTTTCCATAAaggataagaaaattaaaatagtaagatacttcattatttaattatatatatatattaataaaatactttaaaataaaatattattaaaaaataataaattaccaatatatttatataggagATAACATACAATATAAAagcatattaatttgataaattagtgCATATAacactttaatttatataatattgctAGAAAATACATTCGAATACAAAACaagttatattatataataattatgaattttaagtcgtataaattatgttataaaattagaataccatagaaaagaaatttactcttttcaatttttaaaacaccagaaaaaaaaacagttatatatctataatattatatttaaaatatttatattatatgtatagttacattttataaaataaactatatattaatatatgataaaataaatcttttttcatcatcacatttcttaaatctcatttttttattgtaatttgtaagtagttaaataattatatttaatgttctgttagataaacttgaaaaaaaactaatatattaataagtgattttttaggttatttttcatggtatagtcttgaaaaatgtttttatagatactatcaaatattataaaataatttaattttttataaaaataaaaggaaaatattttttaataaataaatatatgttgctctttttttttttttttttttggctaaagCAAAATGCAATTGTGAGGTGGAATGTTTGATTGGTCATAAAagcatattaatttgatgtcgGCATTAATTATCAACATTTATCATATCACAGCACATGCGAAGAGCCTTGTCAGGCTGGGGCCTTGATGTGTGGCCAGGTGACCGAGCCTCGAGATGTGAAGATTTGAGGTGTTTCCATCAAAACCCGACTCAGTCCGTCCATGAACAGATcataatatatacacacacacacgcaagTTCAAAAGGAAGAATTTGAAAGCAATTTATTAGAATTATACTGATAAGAACTTGTAATCAACAATCAATTATTGATTGATATTTTGGAATAGTCTTATCTCATCTTATCCACACAACGCAGAATTCTTATCAACACAAAGCAGAATTCACTCCAAAAATGGAAATTAATCAGAACATAATGTTTAAAGATACTGACTGAAATCTTCAAAGAATCAAAGCCCCAGAGACGTAGAAATGTGGGATAAGAGGTTAAAACTTCGGTAGTTTATCCCTTGTACTGATGGTAGAGCAAACGGCTCTGCTCAGCCTTGGCCCATCACTTATGTCACGCTTGTGGCAGCAAAGCAATGGATCTCTCGCACTACCTTGCCAACCCTGTTTATACAGTGACCCCATCTGCTTTTAACTGCCATGAAACAGCCTTTGCTCTTTGGCTCGCAGTTTGGGATTTGGATCTAACTTCATGCATGTCATGTGACACACTGCAGCAACACTACATGCATCAGTAAAGATGCTTGAGGGTACTCTAGAATTTGCTTTGAACAGTTCAAATTAAGCTTCAGTGAGTGAGACTGTGAGAAACAGATGTTTTGTTTTGCCAGGATACATGTTTTTACTTCTCACGTCTGATTCCTTCAACAATGAGTAGGACCACTTCTGCAAGCATGACAGTAGAGGCTTACTTGGTAAAGTTAATGTAAGCCATGAAAGTGAAGCAACATAGCATGAAATGCCAACGTATTCGTAATAACTGCTGTAAATGGGCAAAACCCTACCGCCCAAACTTGAAGAGGACCCTCTAATACCATGGAGAACCTTCCCTCTCCCCAAAGGAAAACTTAACAATGGTAACTTTGTCATAATAATAGTGCTAAGTATACATGTGTAAATGAGACTTCATCTCTTAAGAGTAAGAAgtagaaagagaaggagaaattgACCTGATAGTCTGATACTACTTAATGCCTGTTTTGTTGCAGTGATGCTAATTTTGACAATCTCTCATGCCACCTGCTGTTATTCTCAGTTGGCGTACTTTGCAGCTAGCTGACAACAAGTATTGTACAGTGCTATAGCTCAAGTAAAAAAGATTCACACTCAATAATGGACAGTAAATTGAAATCCTTATCCTCTGCCTTCAGCAAGACTCCAAAATAACGAAAGGCAAGTCACGAGCAAAGGTGGACGCCTGGTATAAAAAATCCTCCAGGACTAGCCCCATCTCTTCCTGAGTGAGAATGGCTCCTTGTGCATCTCTTCTGCTTCCAGTCTTTGCCATTCTTGCAACACTACCAGTAATACAATCAGTGCCCACATTTTTTCCAAGACCAAGTTATGATCAATCTTTAGCCAAACAACCAAAGGCCTCAAAACCAAAGATCCCATACAAGACTCACTACTTCCCGCAAGTCctagaccacttcacatttcaGCCTAAAAGCTCAAAAATTTTCTACCAAAAGTACCTTGTCAACAGCCATTACTGGCACAGAGGAGCTCCTATCTTCGTCTACACTGGAAATGAAGGTGACATTGAGTGGTTTGCTGCCAATACTGGCTTCTTGCTTGACATTGCTCCCAAGTTCAGAGCTCTTCTGGTTTTCATTGAAGTATTGTTTCTAAAAAAGCTCCACAACATTAGCTATTGATTAAAAACCAGCTGTGAACTTGACTGTCATTcagcattaacatttatgattgatttgttttagtgTTATTTTTCAGCACAGATTTTATGGGGAGTCAATGCCATTTGGAAACAAATCATACAAGTCTGCAGAGACATTGGGATACTTGAATTCACAACAAGCGTTGGCTGATTTTGCACTTCTGATAAGGAGTTTGAAGCATAATCTTTCCTCTGAAGCATCTCCTGTGGTGGTTTTTGGTGGCTCTTATGGAGGAAGTAGGCTCAAAATCCCCTCTCAGCTTTTGATGCTTAATGGCTGTAGTAAATGGCtaagataaattcatttaacatCAAACTAGATGACTTTGCCTAGGAAATTAAGATCAATGGGATAGTAGCCAAATGtagtaattgaaaaaatagtcATCAATGGTGTAGTAGGATGGTAGATGCTAATGCCTCTTTATAGTGGGGGACTGCTAGTTGTTTCAGTTGACTCGTAGAAAAATGGTCTAGATGGTGGGACTgctgttttaattttcttgtcacCGGTGAAATTAGtctctttatttcttgtttttaatgaaaaggtttcctcctctctctctcagtGCTGGCAGCCTGGTTCAGACTGAAATACCCACACATAGCCATTGGTGCATTGGCATCTTCAGCCCCTATTTTGCAGTTTGATGACATCACTCCATGGTCAAGCTTTTATGATGCTGTCTCCCAGGATTTCAAggtctccttttctttctccctcTTCTTCTGTGTGTGTTGTAGAGGGTGTCATTTCGGTTCAATTTTTTCTCAGACTCCTTTTTTCTTGTAttgaaagataattttattaatatgggcAGGAAGCAAGCTTGAATTGCTATGAAGTGATAAAAGGGAGCTGGGCAGAGCTGGAGGCACTATCAGCTCAGAACGAAGGTTTGGCTGAACTGAGCAGAACTTTCAGAGCTTGCCAGTAAGCCTTACCTTTTATTCATACAATCCacagagaattaaaaaaataaagtataattCTGTTTTATGAAATTGTGTTTCATGTACAGACTCTGCCTTTGATACATCAATGGTGAGAGAGAACCTTGACCTTTCATTTGGGAGGAAAGACAATCCTACTTGCTAcctcttcaatttaatttatcaatacaATAATCAACTAGTTATAAGGCtgggataaaaaagaagagaatagaCACGATACCTGCCTAAATGCATGAGAGGATTTGGCAGAAACTAATGCTATGACTTTTGAAAGAGGAAATGGCCAACGATGCAGAACTTGCAGAAGAAAATGCCCATATTTTTCACATAGGATATTGCAAAATGCATGACAGAATATGGGGATAGATAGTCATATACAGTCAAAAGAATTTCTTGACATTTTTCCATAGCCAGGAGATTTTGTGATATTGGGACACAATAGTTATTGAGAATACTGTTAATCcttttaatgataaaatctatCTTTTGGTTGAAAACATGTATGAGTAATGCTCTTAGCAACTTCACCACACACACACGTTTACAAGACTCATAAGGCCATTTTCACTTTCATGTCAACCCCACTTTGGTTATAGAAGATCAGCAAATAGTTGAAGATAAGTTAGTTTCCACCAAAGAAATTGTTTAATGCACATTTCTGAGTGGATTTTCTAACCTCAAGTCCCAAGATTAATTTATTGGTTTCCTTGTTCAGAGACCTTCATTCACTAGATTCAGTCTGGGAATGGTTATGGTCAGCATTTGTTTACACAGCCATGGTGAATTACCCAACTGAAGCTAATTTTATGATGCCATTGCCTGCCTACCCTGTGCAAGCGGTAAGATTTGCTTTCTAATGCAGGTAGAAACGCATaagaattcatataaaaaaaaactattttgaataTCTCCGACTGATTATATACTCTGGAAAATTGCTGTCTCTGATGAAGATGTGCAAGATTATCGATGGATTTCCATCGGGGGCTTCCAAGATCACCAGGGTGTTCGCAGCTGCAAGCTTATATTACAACTATTCTCGGGCAGAAAAATGCTTTAAGTTGGAACATGGACCTGATGCTCATGGTCTACATGGTTGGAATTGGCAGGTACATATTTATGACCATAATCCTTCCAATTCCTTATTTTTGATTTGCTGATTTAATTTGagtaagacaaaaaaaatcatgtaaattatTTAAGGCTTTACATGGCTAATCTGAAGGtatatttgaaaagtttttaGGCCTGTATAAGACATTATTACTTCAGAAGAAATTATGTAGcataaattatgaaactgatCCGTTCTTTACTGCTTGGCCTCGAATTTGAAGCACACCAATAGATAGCCTATAACCCAAATTTGTGAGTTGCTTGATTACAAGACTAAACCTTTCATCTAAAAATCATGCAGGCATGCACAGAGATGGTCATGCCAATGACATGCTCTGAAGAGAGCATGTTTCCCACATCCAGCTTTAGTTACAAAGAGTTTGCAGAAGATTGTATGAAAACGTTTGGGGTTAAACCTCGACCTCATTGGATCACTACTGAATTCGGTGGCAAAGTgagttttcttcattttcccttcttttatGTATGAAATTCCTGTCATAATTTCTTAAGCCATCAAGAGATAAAGGGAGCAgacatgtttattattttagaaaatgtCTGTCTTCTGTGTAGAGAATTGATCTTGTTCTGAAGAGATCAGGTGGcaacatcatattttcaaatgGAATGCAAGACCCCTGGAGCAGAGGAGGGTTAGTTCTTCTATTTCTCTTTGGCATCCTGTTTAGTTTTCAGCTAACCATTAATGGTATATATTGTGGATTTCTTCGTCACAACAACAGCTAGGGTTCACCCTCAATTGTTGGCACACAAGGCATCCTCTAAAGATTATCTCTTGACTActtttttgcttatttataCCTCTTATTGCTGATGCTGCTGCAAAGATCTAACTTAGTATCTTTGGATCTTCAGTGTGCTGAAAAATATATCTTCCAGCATCATTGCCCTTGTCACAGAAAAGGGTACGTGATAATGTGAATCCCTCTTCTGCTTCTTCCTTCTTACAGCATGCTTTTATGTGCTGCAACTTAAAACTCATgtcgttgttttttaaaggagCTCATCATGTCGATTTTCGATCCGCAACGAAAGATGACCCAGAATGGCTTAAAGAGCTGAGGAGACAGGAAGTTGAGATCATTCAGGGATGGATAGACCAGTATTATCCAGATTTAAAGCGGacaaataaagaatgaaaaggaaGCATGAGTAGTCAACTAGGGAACTGCCATTAGCGTTACAAAATGTGTGCTTCAATTTACAAGTGTATGTAGCAACATGATGCGGTCCCGTGATATgcctataatttaaaaaaaaaggaaatcatACAATTGCTTGCATCTCTGCGAATCTATGCTTTGAAAATTCAATAATGACAAGCTGGGCGAGTCTAGGATCCAACATAAGCAACTAACAATCTCTCACTCTCAATAGCTATAACAGGCAGGCCATGCCCCATTATATTAAAGAGTTTTGGAAGGAGATGACCTCCATATGAGGGCTATCTCTGTGTATATATCATCATTATACGACCATACAACCAATATATAAGCTTACCTTAATTGCAATATATTGTATGACATACAATACAAGACTACCATATATAGCTAACATGAAATTAAGGATAACAAATTGCTATTGTCCATTACACCCCCCTTGGCAATTTGAGCATGAGATGCTAGAATGCTCATATATATTGGCACATAATCAGGCAAATGGAGCAGAAGAGAGCCCTTTGGTGAAAATATCAGCCACTTGATCACTGCTGGAAACAAAATTGACTTTGATATCTCCCCAAGCAACCCGTTCGCGAACAGAATGCAAATCAACCTCTAAATGCTTAGTCTGGGCATGATTATCAGGATTGACAACAAGATAGGTGGTAGAGATATTATCACAAAATACTTCAATGGGTAGACAAGGTGAAACATACAAGTCCAATGTTGATACTAGGATTCTGTACTGCTTCTTGAAACCATATGTTGTTTTTTGGCTGCCCAGGAGACTAGATTAAgaccaagaaaaacacaaaacccaGCAGTAGATCATCAAGTATCAGGACATCCAGCCCAATATGCATCACTATAAGCAAGTAATGAAGAAGGATCATAATGGTATAGTTGTAAGCCAAAATATGTACCTTTGATATAACGTAAAATCCTTTTAACGGCATGCCAATGAACATCATGAGGAGCATGCATGAACTAACAAGTTGTATTAACAACAGAAGCAATATCAGGACGTGTGAAGGTAAGGTACTAAAGACCACCAACAATGCTTCGAAAGAGTGTTGGGTCTTTAAATGGAGAGCCATTCAAAAAGAGACAAATAACATATGGAAGTACTTATAATATAAATAGGTTTGGAATTTCCAATGGAAGCATGAGAGAGTAATCAGTGGCATACTTGGATTGAGATAAAAACAGATCACCAATATTCTTATAGACTTCAATGTCCAAGAAATAATGGAGCCCCTCAAATCATTCATGGCAAATTCAAACTTCAGAAGAGTGAAGAGGAAGCTGTAAGAATAATGttatccatataaaaaaacaagattgtcATATCAGTGGTCATGCGATAAACAAACATGGAATAATCAGCACGGCTACAAGTAAAACCATGAGCGTACGTATAAGAACACAGTAAAACGAGTGAATCATGCTCTCGGTGCCTATTTGAGACCATAGATGACATGATAAAGGTGAAAAAGATAATTGGGATGACAAAGATGAACAAACCCAGATGGTTACCGTATGAAGATAGTTTGAATAAGATGACCATGAAGAAAGGTATTTTTAACATTCAACCGGTGGATTACCCAGCCATGATAGAGTGTAAGACTAAGAATAGTACGAATGGTAACAGGCTTAATTACAGGACTAAAAGtttcatcaaaatcaacccCAGCTTGCTGATTATATCATTGGCCAACTAACCGAGCCTCGTATCTCTCAAGAGAGCCATCTGCCCCTAGTTTCTGCTTATAAACCCATCGACAACCAATTTTATTACAAGTGTGGAAGGAGGAGGAACAAGAGTCCAAGTCTGATTGGAGAGCAGAGCTTGATATTCAGTTATCATAGAGCATCGCACCAGCATTGATGCTTGCCAACTTCATTGAATGAAGATGGTTCAACATATGAAgagtaaaaaacaacaataaatggGGGTAGAGGAACAAGGGAAGGCAGCGAAGAAGACGATGTGACTAAATCAACCTTAAGATGTGAAAAATCTTGTGCCTTGTATGAATTGGAAACAAATTATCCCATGAGAGAATTATATGGAAAATGATCTTCCTTAAAAATGACATGCAGagaaataataacttttttggACAAAGGATCATAACAACAATATCCTTTATAGCAATTCACAtaacccaaaaacaaatataactaAGAACAAGATGATAATTTAGATGTAGTTAGACCCATACGGTACGAATAACATGAACAACCAAAGATTTAGAAACAAGCAACTGGAGGAATGGACCCAAGAAGTACTTGAAAAGGAATTTGAAAGCTAATTAAGAGAAGCATGaggtatatattttgttaagaaTATATAAGCTGTAATGAGCAAAGCCTAAACCTAAAAATTAAGGAGGCAAACTTGCTTGAATAAACATGGTATTCTACTAGAGAATAAACAGATCTTTTCAGATACAAATCTCTtctctataaaacataattttcatcttcttaattttttacgTACTTTGTTTGTCGCTTGATGAATCAAACTCAAACTTAGTTAAGCAATGGAGCTTTTCTCGTTCTTTCGAGTAACTTGTTTTTGCAAGTGTAAATAAAGCCCAAAACCCAGCCAAGAAAAATCCttttatatttgaagtttttctaCAACTTTATCACTGTGATTGTTAAAAGATTCATTGGGATTTGCTTTTAAATTCCCATGATTTGGCCTGAATTTTACCATCTTCCAACCCATTTCATATTACACTTGCATTTCATTGATAGTCCGAAGGTCCATCATTTAACTTCAAAGGATATCATGGGTTTGTTTGTTCTGTTAtctcatatttaattattgtgatTATTAATAAGATAGTTAttagttgttaattttaaaatttatttatttaattattaattttaaaatttataaaattaatcgagatacataTAAACTGACTCGAACATctactttaataataataataaaaaaaaaagacaccatTGTCAAGCGTGTTTGGTTGTC includes:
- the LOC7493410 gene encoding uncharacterized protein LOC7493410 isoform X2 yields the protein MKVTLSGLLPILASCLTLLPSSELFWFSLNVIFQHRFYGESMPFGNKSYKSAETLGYLNSQQALADFALLIRSLKHNLSSEASPVVVFGGSYGGMLAAWFRLKYPHIAIGALASSAPILQFDDITPWSSFYDAVSQDFKEASLNCYEVIKGSWAELEALSAQNEGLAELSRTFRACQDLHSLDSVWEWLWSAFVYTAMVNYPTEANFMMPLPAYPVQAMCKIIDGFPSGASKITRVFAAASLYYNYSRAEKCFKLEHGPDAHGLHGWNWQACTEMVMPMTCSEESMFPTSSFSYKEFAEDCMKTFGVKPRPHWITTEFGGKRIDLVLKRSGGNIIFSNGMQDPWSRGGVLKNISSSIIALVTEKGAHHVDFRSATKDDPEWLKELRRQEVEIIQGWIDQYYPDLKRTNKE
- the LOC7493410 gene encoding uncharacterized protein LOC7493410 isoform X1, which encodes MAPCASLLLPVFAILATLPVIQSVPTFFPRPSYDQSLAKQPKASKPKIPYKTHYFPQVLDHFTFQPKSSKIFYQKYLVNSHYWHRGAPIFVYTGNEGDIEWFAANTGFLLDIAPKFRALLVFIEHRFYGESMPFGNKSYKSAETLGYLNSQQALADFALLIRSLKHNLSSEASPVVVFGGSYGGMLAAWFRLKYPHIAIGALASSAPILQFDDITPWSSFYDAVSQDFKEASLNCYEVIKGSWAELEALSAQNEGLAELSRTFRACQDLHSLDSVWEWLWSAFVYTAMVNYPTEANFMMPLPAYPVQAMCKIIDGFPSGASKITRVFAAASLYYNYSRAEKCFKLEHGPDAHGLHGWNWQACTEMVMPMTCSEESMFPTSSFSYKEFAEDCMKTFGVKPRPHWITTEFGGKRIDLVLKRSGGNIIFSNGMQDPWSRGGVLKNISSSIIALVTEKGAHHVDFRSATKDDPEWLKELRRQEVEIIQGWIDQYYPDLKRTNKE
- the LOC7493410 gene encoding uncharacterized protein LOC7493410 isoform X3, with the protein product MKVTLSGLLPILASCLTLLPSSELFWFSLKFYGESMPFGNKSYKSAETLGYLNSQQALADFALLIRSLKHNLSSEASPVVVFGGSYGGMLAAWFRLKYPHIAIGALASSAPILQFDDITPWSSFYDAVSQDFKEASLNCYEVIKGSWAELEALSAQNEGLAELSRTFRACQDLHSLDSVWEWLWSAFVYTAMVNYPTEANFMMPLPAYPVQAMCKIIDGFPSGASKITRVFAAASLYYNYSRAEKCFKLEHGPDAHGLHGWNWQACTEMVMPMTCSEESMFPTSSFSYKEFAEDCMKTFGVKPRPHWITTEFGGKRIDLVLKRSGGNIIFSNGMQDPWSRGGVLKNISSSIIALVTEKGAHHVDFRSATKDDPEWLKELRRQEVEIIQGWIDQYYPDLKRTNKE